The following are encoded together in the Triticum dicoccoides isolate Atlit2015 ecotype Zavitan chromosome 6B, WEW_v2.0, whole genome shotgun sequence genome:
- the LOC119325738 gene encoding uncharacterized protein LOC119325738 isoform X1 has protein sequence MEREVGKSKSKTSAQLPLDQGTGGGWMWSCPTSGGTAVRASPLILILGCCLLSIFSRVARGRASSGRVVLCRLLSIREQSKSEGEDSGVGCRVPVRAGWRLLRFITAKARCLWNSPPPLQGKAARKRESEERMGMPRGLSAYMVDMVWAVLAGWVSACLLVANEIARGMRAGEIGPFVVG, from the exons ATGGAACGGGAGGTGGGCAAAAGCAAGAGCAAGACATCCGCCCAGTTGCCTCTTGATCAAGGAACCGgtggtggatggatgtggagctGCCCTACGTCAGGTGGCACAGCTGTGCGTGCTTCCCCACTAATTCTAATTCTAGGTTGTTGTCTGCTTAGTATATTCAGTCGCGTGGCGAGGGGACGAGCATCAAGTGGCAGAGTTGTGTTGTGCCGGCTGTTATCCATCCGAGAGCAAAGCAAAAGCGAAGGTGAAG ATTCCGGCGTCGGCTGCAGGGTGCCCGTGCGTGCTGGTTGGAGATTGCTCCGGTTCATCACCGCCAAG GCTAGGTGTTTGTGGAATTCCCCGCCTCCTTTGCAAGGAAAGGCTGCTAGGAAGAGGGAGAGCGAGGAAAGGATGGGCATGCCGCGGGGGCTGTCGGCGTACATGGTGGACATGGTGTGGGCGGTGCTCGCCGGGTGGGTGTCGGCGTGCCTGCTGGTCGCCAACGAGATCGCCCGCGGCATGCGGGCCGGGGAGATCGGCCCCTTCGTCGTAGGCTGA
- the LOC119325738 gene encoding uncharacterized protein LOC119325738 isoform X2 codes for MEREVGKSKSKTSAQLPLDQGTGGGWMWSCPTSGGTAVRASPLILILGCCLLSIFSRVARGRASSGRVVLCRLLSIREQSKSEDSGVGCRVPVRAGWRLLRFITAKARCLWNSPPPLQGKAARKRESEERMGMPRGLSAYMVDMVWAVLAGWVSACLLVANEIARGMRAGEIGPFVVG; via the exons ATGGAACGGGAGGTGGGCAAAAGCAAGAGCAAGACATCCGCCCAGTTGCCTCTTGATCAAGGAACCGgtggtggatggatgtggagctGCCCTACGTCAGGTGGCACAGCTGTGCGTGCTTCCCCACTAATTCTAATTCTAGGTTGTTGTCTGCTTAGTATATTCAGTCGCGTGGCGAGGGGACGAGCATCAAGTGGCAGAGTTGTGTTGTGCCGGCTGTTATCCATCCGAGAGCAAAGCAAAAGCGAAG ATTCCGGCGTCGGCTGCAGGGTGCCCGTGCGTGCTGGTTGGAGATTGCTCCGGTTCATCACCGCCAAG GCTAGGTGTTTGTGGAATTCCCCGCCTCCTTTGCAAGGAAAGGCTGCTAGGAAGAGGGAGAGCGAGGAAAGGATGGGCATGCCGCGGGGGCTGTCGGCGTACATGGTGGACATGGTGTGGGCGGTGCTCGCCGGGTGGGTGTCGGCGTGCCTGCTGGTCGCCAACGAGATCGCCCGCGGCATGCGGGCCGGGGAGATCGGCCCCTTCGTCGTAGGCTGA
- the LOC119324605 gene encoding polynucleotide 5'-hydroxyl-kinase NOL9-like has translation MERGEMGGGEGSEEARGREREREWEEAAEAVAYDSCTWPPPVVVVCGPGNSGKSAFARLLLNTLLARYKRVAYLDTDVGQPEFTPPGFVSLHVLEEQAKDLTMLYLRAPKRCFFFGDVAAHKNPKLLLSYIFGLYDYFLKELYHFNEADNPHKSAIPIVINTSGWVKGIGLHVLSEILRYVSPTDVIRLNTTAEGKNLPGGAFWLDAHEGNSQVNLVEIRAAQNSPRHLLVKKEARIIRDLRLIAYFRQCLPRDFPIFSSEDSVQGIAAIDPFQLPLSKIQVIDLHSQISGDSVYDFLAGTIVGIGSSSSVPLSTECSSPWCMGLGFIKAIDIPGDCIHLITPVSHQLLENVDIIFPSCIAVPDGLFQVPDTVDDITARLRDL, from the exons aTGGAGAGAGGCGagatgggcggcggcgaggggtcgGAGGAGGCGAGGGGCAGGGAACGGGAGCGGGagtgggaggaggcggcggaggcggtggcgtaCGACTCGTGCACCTGGCCGCCGCCGGTGGTAGTGGTGTGCGGCCCCGGCAACAGCGGCAAGTCCGCGTTCGCCCGCCTCCTCCTCAACACCCTCCTCGCAAG GTATAAGAGGGTGGCGTACCTGGATACTGATGTTGGCCAGCCTGAGTTCACACCTCCAGGTTTTGTGTCACTTCATGTACTTGAGGAACAAGCTAAAG ATTTGACAATGCTATACCTGCGGGCCCCAAAGAG GTGCTTCTTTTTTGGTGATGTTGCTGCACACAAGAACCCAAAACTTCTCTTGAGCTACATTTTTGGGCTTTATGATTATTTTCTTAAAGAACTCTATCACTTCAATGAGGCTGATAACCCTCACAAATCAGCTATACCGATTGTTATCAACACTTCAGGGTGGGTGAAAG GTATTGGACTTCATGTTCTGTCAGAGATATTGAGATACGTATCCCCAACTGACGTTATTCGGCTAAACACCACAGCAGAGGGTAAAAACTTACCAGGAGGTGCATTTTGGCTGGATGCACACGAGGGAAATTCACAAGTTAATCTAGTTGAAATTCGCGCAGCGCAGAACTCTCCTCGGCA TCTGTTAGTGAAGAAAGAGGCGCGAATTATTCGTGATCTCAGGCTGATTGCTTACTTCAGGCAGTGCTTGCCGAGGGACTTCCCAATTTTCTCTTCTGAAGATTCAGTTCAAGGAATTGCTGCTATAGACCCTTTTCAGCTCCCTCTTTCAAAAATACAGGTTATTGATCTACACAGCCAG ATTTCCGGTGATTCGGTATATGACTTCTTGGCCGGTACTATCGTCGGTATTGGATCAAGTTCATCTGTCCCTTTGTCAACTGAATGCTCCTCTCCTTGGTGCATGGGACTTG GTTTTATCAAGGCCATTGATATTCCAGGAGACTGCATTCATCTGATAACACCTGTTTCTCATCAGCTTTTAGAAAATGTTGACATCATTTTTCCAAGTTGTATTGCAGTGCCTGACGGCCTCTTTCAG GTGCCAGACACAGTGGATGATATAACTGCCAGGCTGAGAGATCTGTAG